In Candidatus Epulonipiscium viviparus, one DNA window encodes the following:
- a CDS encoding Gfo/Idh/MocA family protein, whose translation MLKIGIIGIGTVAQVHFKAMEEIASGKIVAICDIDAAKMESFENVAKYTDMDQMLAKEELDVVHICLPHHLHVPTVKKFSKAGVNVFEEKPVGINSAEVAELFGLEQKYGVKIGVCFQNRLNNTTIKLREIVKSEEYGKVLGAKGMVTWDRKMGYYNQSKWRGTLAEAGGGVMLNQSIHTIDLLSFIVDDFSDVFAKTANLTLPEVEIEDSVMASLTYKNIDANAIFFATVGYCANSSVEIEVVCEKATFKMEDGALYKLVEDTKELICENVKATGTKHYYGAAHKICIEGFYQAILNDTDNYATVESAANSIAIIDAINLSSNTNKKVTIGG comes from the coding sequence ATGTTAAAAATTGGAATTATTGGAATCGGAACTGTAGCGCAAGTACATTTTAAAGCAATGGAGGAAATTGCGAGCGGCAAAATTGTTGCGATATGCGATATTGATGCTGCAAAGATGGAATCGTTTGAGAACGTTGCAAAGTATACTGATATGGACCAGATGCTAGCCAAAGAAGAGCTAGATGTAGTTCACATTTGCTTGCCGCATCATCTACATGTGCCAACTGTAAAAAAGTTTTCTAAAGCAGGAGTGAACGTGTTCGAAGAAAAGCCTGTTGGAATAAATTCTGCCGAGGTTGCGGAGTTGTTTGGGCTTGAACAAAAATATGGCGTTAAAATTGGAGTTTGCTTTCAAAATCGTCTAAACAATACAACAATTAAGTTGAGAGAGATCGTAAAATCAGAAGAGTATGGCAAAGTTTTGGGTGCAAAAGGAATGGTAACTTGGGATAGAAAAATGGGTTATTACAACCAATCTAAATGGCGCGGAACTTTGGCAGAGGCCGGCGGCGGAGTCATGCTAAATCAAAGCATTCACACTATCGATTTGCTAAGTTTTATTGTAGACGATTTTAGTGATGTATTCGCAAAGACTGCAAACCTCACGTTGCCCGAAGTAGAAATAGAAGACTCGGTAATGGCAAGTCTAACGTACAAAAATATCGATGCGAACGCAATCTTCTTTGCAACAGTGGGGTATTGCGCAAACTCAAGCGTAGAAATAGAAGTGGTGTGCGAAAAGGCTACATTTAAGATGGAAGACGGTGCGCTATATAAGCTGGTAGAAGATACCAAAGAGCTGATTTGTGAAAATGTAAAAGCAACAGGCACAAAACACTACTACGGCGCTGCTCATAAAATTTGCATAGAAGGATTTTATCAAGCAATTCTAAACGATACCGACAATTACGCAACTGTTGAGAGTGCGGCAAACAGCATAGCGATTATCGATGCAATCAACTTATCAAGCAATACTAACAAAAAGGTGACTATTGGAGGATAG
- the uxuA gene encoding mannonate dehydratase, whose translation MKMTFRWYGEDDRVTLDKIKQIPNMSGVVTAVYTAKVGEVWPTEDILRLKKLVVRSGLEMEVIESVPVHEDIKLKRGDYKRYIANYKENIRRLANAGIKVICYNFMPVFDWTRSQLDKELADGSNALVFYEEQVAKMDPIAGNLALPGWDSSYSKDEMAELIAAYKELGEDGLWENMEYFLKEIIPVAAECDVKMAIHQDDPPWPIFGIPRIITNEANIDRFLSIVDSKYNGLTLCSGSLGCSPENDYIKMVRKYGAMDRIHFAHLRNVKLLNNGFEESAHYSPCGSLDFVEILKAYHDVGYNGYIRPDHGRMIWGETGRPGYGLFDRALGAMYITGIWETLCKVR comes from the coding sequence ATGAAAATGACTTTTAGATGGTATGGAGAAGATGATAGAGTCACCTTGGACAAAATTAAACAAATCCCCAATATGAGTGGTGTGGTAACAGCAGTTTACACTGCAAAAGTTGGTGAAGTGTGGCCTACAGAAGATATCTTAAGATTGAAAAAGTTGGTTGTTAGAAGCGGTCTAGAAATGGAAGTTATAGAAAGCGTTCCAGTTCACGAAGACATAAAGTTGAAGCGCGGAGATTATAAAAGGTATATTGCAAACTATAAAGAAAATATTAGGAGATTGGCAAATGCGGGAATTAAGGTGATTTGCTACAACTTTATGCCTGTATTTGATTGGACTAGAAGTCAGCTAGATAAAGAGCTTGCCGATGGATCTAATGCACTAGTTTTCTATGAAGAACAAGTGGCAAAGATGGACCCGATAGCAGGAAATTTGGCATTGCCAGGCTGGGATTCTAGCTATTCCAAAGATGAGATGGCGGAGCTGATTGCTGCGTACAAAGAACTGGGAGAAGATGGGCTTTGGGAGAACATGGAATACTTCTTAAAGGAAATCATCCCCGTTGCTGCCGAGTGTGATGTTAAAATGGCGATTCATCAGGATGACCCCCCTTGGCCTATTTTTGGAATTCCACGAATAATCACAAACGAAGCCAACATCGACAGATTCCTAAGTATTGTTGATAGCAAATATAATGGACTCACGTTGTGTAGCGGTTCGTTAGGATGCTCTCCAGAAAATGATTATATCAAGATGGTCAGAAAGTATGGCGCGATGGATCGCATTCACTTTGCGCATCTGCGTAATGTAAAATTACTAAACAATGGATTTGAAGAGTCCGCGCATTACAGCCCTTGCGGTTCGCTAGATTTTGTAGAGATTCTAAAAGCCTATCATGACGTAGGTTATAACGGGTATATCAGACCAGACCATGGGAGAATGATTTGGGGCGAAACTGGACGTCCGGGATATGGGCTATTTGATCGAGCTTTAGGTGCTATGTATATAACAGGTATATGGGAAACGCTTTGTAAAGTGAGGTGA
- a CDS encoding GntR family transcriptional regulator yields MAANPYLSTAGIYQILKDEIINLELEPGTFIGEIEISKRFNISRTPIREVFKRLEYDGLINIIKNKGTQISPINLRKILDLMFIREKVEIGILEESLSLFTADTIIHLSLIIAEQSDLIYKSKASIEDRAIEFYKLDNLFHETLCRFSNRPDLWKFFINLLPDYSRFRVVSARLNTDLTLEKLYLEHAAILQHIKEKDLDAIKIIYKEHIFSGITRFEQLLESTPEYFIKTAY; encoded by the coding sequence ATGGCAGCAAATCCTTATTTATCGACAGCAGGCATTTATCAAATACTTAAAGATGAGATTATTAATTTGGAGCTAGAACCCGGCACCTTTATTGGCGAAATCGAAATTTCTAAACGCTTTAATATCTCTCGAACTCCCATTCGCGAAGTGTTTAAACGCCTCGAGTATGATGGACTTATCAATATTATTAAAAATAAGGGGACTCAGATCAGCCCCATCAATTTGCGTAAAATTTTGGATCTTATGTTTATACGCGAAAAAGTGGAGATCGGCATCTTGGAAGAAAGTCTTTCGCTATTTACTGCCGATACAATTATACATCTTTCATTAATTATCGCAGAGCAATCTGATCTAATTTACAAATCCAAAGCTTCCATTGAGGATCGTGCAATAGAGTTTTATAAGCTAGACAATCTATTTCATGAGACTCTTTGCAGATTTTCTAATAGACCTGATTTATGGAAATTTTTTATTAACCTGCTTCCTGACTACAGTCGCTTTCGTGTCGTTTCTGCACGTCTTAACACAGATCTTACTCTCGAAAAATTGTATCTAGAGCATGCAGCTATTTTGCAGCATATTAAAGAAAAAGATCTCGATGCCATCAAAATCATTTATAAAGAGCATATTTTTTCGGGTATCACGAGATTTGAGCAACTACTAGAGAGCACTCCTGAATATTTTATTAAGACGGCATACTAA
- a CDS encoding tRNA threonylcarbamoyladenosine dehydratase, which translates to MIDTFSRTQMLLGEDAMERLKSKTVAIFGVGGVGSYTAEALGRTGVGRLILIDNDNIARSNINRQIHATQKTVGYAKVDIMKERLLEINPEIKVTAYKELYTEASAAELLLDSYDYVVDAIDMVTAKIDLIVRCVEREIAIVSAMGAANKLDPTKLTVADIYKTSMCPLAKVMRHELRKRGVKKLDVVYSTEPPITPAMCPNGETKGRQTPGSVAFVPSVSGLILASIVVRNLVAN; encoded by the coding sequence ATGATAGATACATTTTCAAGAACTCAGATGCTACTAGGAGAAGATGCGATGGAGCGCCTCAAATCTAAAACGGTCGCGATATTTGGAGTGGGAGGAGTGGGTTCATATACTGCAGAAGCACTGGGGAGAACGGGTGTGGGCAGGCTAATTTTAATAGATAACGACAATATTGCAAGGTCCAATATCAATCGACAAATCCATGCAACGCAAAAAACTGTGGGCTACGCTAAGGTAGACATAATGAAAGAGCGCCTACTCGAAATCAATCCCGAGATAAAAGTGACCGCATACAAAGAGCTCTACACCGAGGCGTCGGCAGCAGAACTGTTGCTAGATAGCTATGATTACGTGGTAGATGCGATAGACATGGTAACTGCAAAGATAGACCTAATTGTGAGATGCGTAGAAAGAGAAATAGCAATAGTGAGTGCGATGGGCGCTGCAAACAAGCTGGATCCAACAAAGCTTACAGTTGCAGATATTTACAAAACGTCGATGTGCCCTCTTGCTAAGGTGATGCGCCATGAGCTTCGCAAACGGGGTGTCAAAAAGTTAGATGTGGTATATTCAACAGAGCCGCCAATCACGCCAGCAATGTGTCCGAATGGTGAAACAAAAGGGAGACAAACTCCAGGATCCGTAGCATTTGTGCCGTCTGTATCTGGATTAATTTTGGCTTCTATAGTGGTACGCAACCTGGTAGCGAATTAG
- a CDS encoding MutS-related protein has protein sequence MSIDDFNVRIYKARQEEIFLTNRSNQFVTLRLFTVIGFLLCLYFYIKSAAFTSAVLATALSFTFAIEVVLHVYTKKKLRVAQITQAINQDYIRRIGDEWKNFIDTGVDLADANHPYAFDLDIVGPASLFQKISICKSFMGRIKLADFLLHQSDIKVSESRQKAVNELTYDIDFLIDLQVALGEKSEIRKNPEFWLNIENIKIFESNLVNLLMKTTPYAIIIMLFLGNFFTIAAVILVIINIGLYLLDKNKANVALIQSASYQIEPYLNALSVAASKSFTSSYLSYKSSDIFNAIDSLKQLEKISSLASVTRQPLLALPLNGIFMWDFWITHLCLQWQQQYSGNLRQAISFLAEVEALASLTTLNLTDQTIFPQVTATKIIRAEALGHPLISAQTRVANTFKMNDEVLIITGSNMSGKTTFLRTIGINLVLAYAGAGVTAKNFHCGEFNIHTSMRINDNLGEHTSSFHAEIKRIKLILNALQSTKPLFFLIDEIFRGTNSKDRINGAKGVIRSLKNNGAIGLITTHDLEMCTLDQLDGIKNYHFEDFFDNQQMFFDYKLKHGVSTKTNARYLLEMIGIVMYE, from the coding sequence ATGTCAATTGATGATTTTAATGTGCGTATATATAAAGCACGTCAAGAAGAAATATTTTTAACTAATAGAAGCAATCAATTTGTGACTTTGCGACTTTTTACAGTTATAGGGTTTTTATTGTGTCTTTATTTTTATATTAAAAGCGCTGCCTTTACCTCTGCTGTTCTTGCGACTGCTTTATCATTTACATTTGCTATAGAAGTAGTTTTGCATGTTTACACTAAGAAAAAGCTTCGTGTTGCTCAAATCACTCAAGCAATTAATCAAGACTATATTCGGCGCATCGGAGATGAATGGAAGAACTTTATCGATACCGGTGTCGATCTTGCAGATGCCAACCATCCATATGCTTTTGATTTGGATATCGTTGGCCCAGCTTCGCTATTTCAGAAGATTAGCATTTGCAAGAGTTTTATGGGCAGAATTAAATTAGCAGATTTTTTGTTGCATCAGAGCGACATTAAAGTTTCTGAAAGTAGGCAAAAGGCGGTCAATGAGCTTACCTACGATATAGATTTTTTGATCGATTTACAAGTTGCCCTAGGTGAAAAATCCGAGATTAGAAAGAATCCAGAATTTTGGCTTAATATAGAAAATATCAAGATTTTTGAGTCTAATTTAGTCAATTTGCTGATGAAAACTACTCCTTATGCGATTATTATAATGCTATTTTTAGGCAATTTTTTTACTATAGCGGCAGTAATTTTAGTTATTATTAATATAGGTTTATACTTGCTTGATAAAAATAAAGCCAATGTTGCGTTAATTCAAAGTGCGTCATATCAAATTGAGCCTTACCTTAACGCGCTGTCTGTTGCGGCATCAAAAAGCTTTACTTCTTCTTATCTTTCATATAAATCAAGCGATATTTTTAATGCGATTGATTCGTTAAAACAGCTGGAGAAAATCTCTTCTTTAGCAAGTGTCACACGACAACCATTGTTAGCTTTGCCGCTAAATGGTATATTCATGTGGGATTTTTGGATCACACATCTGTGTCTACAATGGCAACAGCAATACAGTGGCAATCTTAGACAAGCCATATCCTTTTTGGCCGAGGTTGAAGCACTCGCTAGTTTGACAACGCTAAATTTAACTGATCAGACTATCTTTCCTCAAGTAACTGCAACAAAAATAATTCGAGCAGAAGCGTTAGGACATCCTCTCATTTCGGCACAAACACGCGTTGCAAATACTTTTAAGATGAATGATGAAGTATTAATCATTACAGGATCTAATATGTCTGGTAAAACTACGTTTTTGCGAACCATTGGCATCAATCTGGTCTTAGCTTATGCAGGTGCGGGCGTCACTGCAAAAAATTTTCACTGCGGCGAATTTAATATTCACACTTCTATGCGCATCAATGATAATCTTGGTGAGCACACGTCGTCGTTTCATGCAGAAATTAAGCGCATCAAGCTTATTTTAAATGCTCTACAATCCACAAAGCCACTATTTTTTCTTATAGACGAAATATTTAGAGGCACCAATTCTAAAGACCGGATCAACGGCGCTAAAGGGGTTATCAGATCTCTCAAAAACAATGGCGCCATCGGATTGATTACTACTCATGATCTTGAAATGTGTACGTTAGATCAGCTCGATGGCATAAAAAATTACCACTTTGAAGACTTTTTTGATAATCAGCAAATGTTTTTCGATTATAAACTTAAACATGGTGTTAGCACAAAAACCAATGCTAGATACTTACTTGAAATGATAGGCATTGTAATGTATGAATAA
- the rsmI gene encoding 16S rRNA (cytidine(1402)-2'-O)-methyltransferase: MLTLCATPIGNLADISLRTLEILKESDLILCEDTRVSIRLLNHYNITARLESYHEHNKNSKTASILRQLREGKSIALVTDAGTPGISDPGEDLVRACAAEGISVTATPGPVAFVVALILSGKSTRRFVFEGFLPSDKKERLAVIESLVNETRTIILYESPHRITKTLSLLLEHLGNRNITLARELTKKFETLIHSTISDAIVEFESTTPKGEFVVIIEGKDANELKADSAKKWINMSFEAHMDLYLKQGFSEKDAMKKVATDRAISKRDVYAQLKIN, translated from the coding sequence ATGCTAACATTATGCGCAACACCAATCGGGAATTTAGCTGATATATCACTTAGAACTTTAGAAATATTAAAAGAATCAGATCTGATTCTCTGCGAGGATACTCGAGTTTCTATCAGACTACTAAATCATTATAACATTACCGCTAGACTCGAAAGTTATCATGAACACAACAAGAATTCGAAGACCGCCTCTATTTTACGGCAACTACGCGAAGGGAAATCTATTGCCCTAGTAACAGATGCCGGGACTCCGGGAATATCAGACCCTGGCGAAGATTTGGTACGAGCTTGTGCTGCAGAAGGCATTTCAGTTACTGCAACTCCTGGACCTGTAGCTTTTGTTGTTGCACTCATTTTATCCGGAAAGTCTACACGTCGATTTGTATTTGAAGGTTTCTTACCATCTGATAAAAAAGAACGATTAGCTGTCATTGAATCGCTTGTGAACGAAACTCGTACGATTATTTTATACGAATCTCCACATAGAATTACAAAGACACTATCGCTTCTTTTGGAGCATCTTGGCAATCGCAATATCACGCTTGCACGGGAGCTTACAAAAAAATTTGAAACACTAATACACTCAACAATATCTGATGCTATTGTTGAATTCGAATCTACTACTCCTAAAGGTGAGTTCGTTGTTATTATCGAGGGCAAAGATGCCAATGAGCTTAAGGCTGATTCTGCCAAAAAATGGATCAACATGAGCTTTGAGGCACATATGGATCTCTATTTGAAGCAAGGATTTTCCGAAAAAGATGCCATGAAAAAAGTCGCTACCGACCGAGCTATTTCTAAGCGCGATGTTTATGCTCAACTTAAAATCAATTAG
- a CDS encoding pyridoxamine 5'-phosphate oxidase family protein has product MRRLDRAVIDRNEMLKVMDECICARVGFYDDGEVYIVPLNFGYVATEETVTLYFHSAKRGRKIALIKKCDTVGFEMDTGYSLAQNDIACKFSNTFKSIIGTGVISFVTDADEKRFALRRIMKHVTNKDEWQFNDKAVELVRVFKIEVTKMTCKAKQN; this is encoded by the coding sequence ATGAGACGATTAGATAGAGCTGTAATCGATAGAAATGAAATGTTAAAAGTGATGGACGAATGCATTTGTGCCAGAGTGGGGTTTTATGATGATGGAGAAGTATATATAGTTCCATTAAATTTTGGATACGTGGCAACAGAAGAGACAGTGACACTGTATTTTCACTCTGCAAAGAGAGGCAGAAAGATAGCGTTGATTAAAAAGTGCGATACTGTTGGATTTGAAATGGATACAGGATATTCGTTGGCGCAAAACGATATTGCATGTAAGTTCTCAAATACATTCAAAAGCATTATAGGTACGGGGGTGATCTCGTTTGTAACCGATGCTGATGAAAAGCGATTTGCACTGCGAAGGATAATGAAGCATGTAACGAACAAAGATGAATGGCAGTTTAATGATAAAGCAGTAGAGTTGGTACGTGTATTCAAGATAGAAGTAACGAAAATGACATGTAAAGCTAAGCAAAATTAA
- a CDS encoding Na+/H+ antiporter NhaC family protein — MCLIIFCTISMLYVGGYFAGGMTIAEGFGNTDAGLALAIGSFVTLIATFILLIPRRVITFTQFMNGISVGIKTMVPAFIILTLAWTISGVCRDLLSTGPYVGGLVESSNMPPALLPAIIFVVASVLAFSTGTSWGTFGISLAWTISGVCRDLLSTGPYVGGLVESSNMPPALLPAIIFVVASVLAFSTGTSWGTFGILIPIVADALSSVAPELLIVSLSATLAGAVLGDHMSPISDTTILSSTGAGCHHIDHVRTQIPYVMLVGAACLVGYLVAGLTTSWVISFLVAIAVLVAALMGLHKMNEKKAIDVASKVA; from the coding sequence ATGTGCCTTATAATCTTTTGCACAATCTCTATGCTATATGTAGGAGGATATTTTGCAGGGGGAATGACCATTGCAGAAGGATTTGGAAACACTGACGCGGGGCTTGCGCTGGCGATAGGCAGCTTTGTGACGCTGATAGCGACTTTTATTTTGCTAATCCCTAGGCGTGTAATTACCTTTACGCAATTTATGAACGGAATATCGGTAGGAATCAAAACTATGGTTCCAGCATTTATAATTTTAACACTTGCTTGGACTATCAGCGGAGTATGCCGTGATCTTTTATCAACTGGACCATACGTAGGCGGGCTCGTAGAAAGTTCAAATATGCCACCAGCATTGCTCCCTGCCATAATTTTTGTGGTTGCAAGTGTACTAGCATTTTCTACAGGCACATCTTGGGGGACGTTTGGAATTTCACTTGCTTGGACTATCAGTGGAGTATGCCGTGATCTTTTATCAACTGGACCATACGTAGGCGGGCTCGTAGAAAGTTCAAATATGCCACCAGCATTGCTCCCTGCCATAATTTTTGTGGTTGCAAGTGTACTAGCATTTTCTACAGGCACATCTTGGGGGACGTTTGGAATTTTGATACCGATTGTCGCAGATGCATTGTCGAGCGTAGCGCCAGAATTGTTAATCGTATCGTTATCGGCAACGTTGGCAGGTGCGGTTCTTGGAGATCACATGTCACCGATTTCTGATACCACAATTTTAAGTTCAACAGGAGCTGGATGCCATCATATCGATCATGTGAGAACGCAAATTCCATACGTAATGCTAGTTGGAGCCGCATGTTTGGTAGGCTATTTAGTTGCTGGTCTAACAACCAGTTGGGTAATAAGCTTCTTAGTGGCAATCGCGGTATTGGTAGCAGCATTGATGGGACTGCATAAGATGAATGAAAAGAAAGCTATCGATGTAGCATCTAAGGTAGCATAG
- a CDS encoding DnaJ domain-containing protein, which produces MEFIIGLLFNIGVGVFNIFVLFFKVVIAFIGGSVIMYKRKSMLAFVIGAILIFMYPFLVLFAGLLPNKVFNLRKEIRTHPAFVGKNQLLASVFALSGIIAKFDGKVTKEEIRKIRVYIGDFFGLSSENINEYKDAFEFGKNNKDEYVEFASFIANNYNHLVRNQLLFMLMLIASEEDRTITSAMEDFLRQIAATMGISASEFKFLQMQATGEYSANADFNAEPQENLIKKYTAILGVSADATFAEIKKAYRTLAKEYHPDNYKDKPIDYITMAENRMREINVAYEYLEKVKGGH; this is translated from the coding sequence ATGGAGTTTATTATAGGATTATTATTTAATATAGGAGTGGGTGTTTTCAATATTTTTGTGCTATTCTTTAAGGTGGTTATAGCATTTATAGGTGGGTCTGTTATAATGTACAAAAGAAAGAGTATGCTTGCCTTTGTAATAGGAGCAATTCTGATCTTTATGTATCCGTTTTTGGTGCTGTTTGCAGGTTTGTTGCCAAATAAAGTATTTAACTTGCGAAAAGAAATACGTACTCATCCAGCCTTTGTAGGAAAGAATCAATTGCTTGCCTCGGTCTTTGCATTAAGCGGAATTATAGCTAAATTCGATGGCAAAGTAACGAAAGAAGAAATTCGAAAAATTCGAGTTTATATTGGAGATTTTTTTGGATTAAGTTCTGAAAATATAAATGAATATAAAGATGCCTTTGAATTTGGAAAAAACAATAAAGATGAATATGTAGAGTTTGCAAGCTTTATCGCCAATAACTATAATCATCTTGTGCGCAATCAACTTCTATTTATGTTAATGTTAATAGCGTCAGAAGAGGATAGAACAATAACTAGTGCAATGGAAGATTTTTTAAGGCAAATTGCTGCAACAATGGGAATCTCTGCATCAGAGTTTAAATTCCTTCAAATGCAAGCAACAGGAGAATACAGCGCTAACGCCGACTTTAATGCAGAACCGCAAGAAAATCTCATTAAAAAATATACAGCGATATTGGGTGTGTCGGCAGATGCCACCTTTGCGGAGATAAAAAAAGCCTATCGCACATTGGCTAAAGAATATCACCCAGATAATTATAAAGATAAACCAATAGACTATATTACAATGGCGGAAAATAGAATGCGTGAAATTAATGTAGCGTACGAATATTTGGAAAAAGTTAAAGGGGGACATTAA
- a CDS encoding glycoside hydrolase family 10 protein yields the protein MKGKLFLLTSLLTVASSMNIYAKDEPMRGIWISTVANIDFPKNIGDPLLQQEEMVNYLDELKEVGINAVMFQVRPTADALYESKINPYSNVLTGVQGKNPGYDPLEFTIKEAHKRDIEVHAWLNPYRVSKAGLDFEDLAVSHPARLDPSMIFVYNDAMYYNPELEIVKVHIENTIEEIIRNYDVDGIHFDDYFYPAGYPLPEGENGDGKVAEQRRYNVNDMVKRVSELIKEIDSDVEFGISPMGIWKNDLYDISGSATNGGQAYYDVYADARMWIKNEWIDYIVPQIYWEQGHKAADYETLVSWWNNEVLGTDVDLYIGQALYKDVVAKEIVEQLDVNKKYNEVDGSVFFTLDDLLEDREGSKGKLTEYFAK from the coding sequence ATGAAAGGCAAATTATTTTTACTTACATCGTTGTTAACGGTTGCATCATCAATGAACATATACGCAAAAGATGAACCTATGAGAGGAATATGGATAAGCACCGTTGCTAACATAGATTTTCCAAAGAACATAGGCGACCCTCTATTGCAGCAAGAAGAAATGGTAAATTATCTAGATGAGCTAAAAGAGGTTGGAATCAATGCGGTGATGTTTCAGGTTAGGCCAACAGCAGATGCATTATATGAATCAAAAATTAATCCATATTCAAACGTGTTAACGGGAGTTCAAGGCAAAAATCCAGGGTATGACCCACTCGAATTTACAATAAAAGAAGCGCATAAGCGAGATATAGAAGTACACGCCTGGCTAAATCCATATAGAGTGAGTAAAGCAGGGCTTGATTTTGAAGACCTAGCTGTATCGCATCCAGCACGACTAGACCCGTCTATGATTTTTGTCTATAATGATGCGATGTATTATAATCCGGAGTTAGAAATTGTAAAGGTGCATATAGAAAACACAATAGAGGAAATTATTAGAAATTATGATGTAGATGGCATTCATTTCGATGATTATTTTTATCCAGCAGGATACCCGTTGCCAGAAGGTGAAAATGGGGATGGCAAAGTTGCGGAGCAAAGGCGATACAATGTAAATGACATGGTAAAAAGAGTAAGTGAGCTAATAAAAGAAATAGATTCTGATGTGGAATTTGGAATAAGCCCGATGGGAATTTGGAAAAATGATTTATATGACATATCAGGTTCGGCAACAAACGGAGGGCAAGCATATTACGACGTGTATGCAGATGCCAGAATGTGGATTAAAAATGAGTGGATAGACTATATTGTACCACAAATCTATTGGGAACAGGGCCATAAGGCTGCGGACTACGAAACGTTGGTCAGCTGGTGGAACAACGAAGTACTTGGAACAGATGTCGATTTATATATTGGGCAGGCATTATACAAAGATGTTGTTGCAAAAGAAATTGTAGAGCAATTAGATGTAAATAAAAAATATAACGAAGTAGATGGTAGTGTATTCTTTACACTAGATGATTTGCTAGAAGATCGTGAAGGCTCAAAGGGTAAGTTGACAGAGTACTTTGCGAAGTAA
- a CDS encoding carbohydrate ABC transporter permease, with amino-acid sequence MTKKYFTYFILIINSIFIIFPIFWMISISFRHNGDIFSYPVKLLPPEFTLEAYIKVLSDKKIMTYFFNSYFNGIVVTLISTFIGIMAAYAVSRYNFKGKYWFNSFVISTQSIPQVILIIPFFILMVAYNLYDTRTGLLSAFISFALPYTIVMLVGYFNSISKELDEAARIDGASELRTLWTVLVPIARPGIVSTMIYTFILVWNEYILTMTLIRDDALKTFPIGIALLKGEAAYDWNVLMTMSLLASVPVLILYLFGQKEFIGGIGAGAIKG; translated from the coding sequence ATGACCAAAAAATATTTTACTTATTTTATACTCATCATCAACTCTATTTTCATTATATTTCCGATATTTTGGATGATCTCTATTTCATTTCGGCACAATGGTGACATATTTAGTTACCCCGTAAAATTATTGCCTCCCGAATTTACATTGGAAGCATACATAAAAGTTTTAAGCGATAAGAAAATCATGACCTATTTCTTTAATAGCTACTTTAATGGAATAGTTGTTACATTGATTTCAACATTTATAGGAATCATGGCTGCATATGCAGTTAGTAGATATAATTTCAAAGGAAAATATTGGTTTAATTCTTTTGTAATTTCTACTCAATCCATTCCTCAAGTCATATTAATTATTCCATTTTTTATATTAATGGTTGCATACAATTTATATGATACACGAACCGGTTTGCTTAGTGCCTTCATTTCATTTGCACTTCCTTATACAATTGTTATGCTAGTTGGATATTTCAATTCCATTAGCAAAGAGTTAGATGAGGCGGCACGCATTGATGGCGCAAGCGAACTTAGAACTTTATGGACCGTTCTTGTTCCTATTGCGAGACCGGGTATAGTTTCTACTATGATTTACACTTTTATTCTTGTATGGAATGAGTATATATTAACAATGACCCTAATTAGAGATGATGCGTTGAAGACTTTCCCTATCGGCATTGCGCTCTTAAAAGGAGAGGCTGCTTATGATTGGAATGTGCTTATGACGATGTCATTGCTTGCTAGCGTACCAGTGCTTATTTTATATTTATTTGGTCAAAAAGAATTTATTGGAGGCATCGGTGCAGGTGCAATTAAAGGTTAA